A stretch of DNA from Candidatus Zixiibacteriota bacterium:
CCTGAGGTGGGATGCGGGGGCTCAGCTGGTGGGCCCCCGCGATAATACCAGCAAGTCTTCAAGCAGCAGTAGGAGCCGGTTGTGCGTCCAGTGTCTCGCGGATCTTTCGCGCTACGGTGTCGCGGCTAAATGGCTTGGTGATAATGCCTGCTCCGATGGCAGCGAGAAACTCTTCTGACAAGATCGTGTCCTGATATCCCGACATGAAGAGTATTTTCGTCTGTGGTCTGATGGCGCGAAATTGCTCGGCCAACTGACGACCATCCAACTTCGGCATGATCACGTCTGACAGGAGAAGATCAATGCCCCGGGTCAGGTCAAACGCGTACTCGAGTGCAATTTCGGGAGATTCGCAGGTAACGACCTGATAGTCGAGGTCCTTCAGCATTTTGCTCACCAGGGAGCGCACGATCTCTTCGTCTTCCACCAGTAAGATGGTCTCGCCCTTGGCCGCTGCCGGTTTGCTGTTGTCGACACTCACAGGCTCGCCAGGCTTGTCGCTCCGCGGGAGAAAGATCGTGAAGGTTGTCCCCAGACCCGGTTCGCTGGTCACTTCGATGCCCCCCTCCATCTGCTTGACGATGCCGTAGATGGTGGCTAATCCCAGACCCGTTCCCTGGCCAACCTGCTTGGTGGTGAAGAAGGGCTCAAAGATGTGCGTGAGTGTCTCTTCATTCATGCCGGCGCCATTGTCGCTCACTTGAAGCGTGACGTAGGAACCGGCGCGCAGGACGAAGCGGCCGATGGTTCGCTCTTCCGACAGCGTTTGATTGGTGGTCGCCAGACGGAGGCGGCCCCCCTCGGGCATCGCATCGCGCGCATTGACGACCAGATTCATCACCACCTGTTCGATCTGTCCGGGATCGGCGAGAACCACTGCCTGGTCCGCTTCGATCCTCAGGTCCATCTCGATGTTTTCGCCGATGAGGCGCTTGAGCATCTTGTTCATGTCGGTGATGAGCGTATTGAGATTGATGGTTTGCCGTTGGCCGACCTGACGGCGACTGAAAGCGAGCAATTGGCGTGTGAGGGCGGTGGCGCGGTCGGCTGCCTTCTTGATCTCGACCGCATCCCCCTGCAGTCGCTCGTCGGCCTGGAGCTTGCGAACCAGTATGTCCGAATAGCCGGCGATGACCGTCAATAGGTTATTAAAGTCGTGCGCCACCCCGCCGGCCAGTCGCCCCACTGCCTCCATTTTCTGCGATTGGGCAAGCATCTGCTCCAGCGCCACCTCGTGCGAAACGTCGCGCTTGACTGCCACGAAATTCGTACAGTTGCCGTGATGATCGAGAACCGGCGAGATTGTCATATCCTCAGTATAGCTGGAGCCGTCCTTCCTCAAGTTCACCAGCCTGCCGTGCCAGATTTTGCCTTCACTGAGCATTCGCCACATCTCCTCGTAAAACGCCGCGTCTTGTTTGCCGCTCCTCAGAATGCGCGGGTTTTTCCCCCTGACCTCGCCGGCCCGGTATTGGGTCATCCGTTCAAAGGCGGGATTCACGTATTCGATTGAACCGGATGGATCGGTGATGACGACAGCTTCGGCCGTCTGAGCCACCGCCGCAGCGAGTTTCTTGATCTGCTCTTCGGCCTGTCGTCGGGCCGTGATATCGCGAACGGTGGCATGGAGCACCGAGCGTCCCTGCAGTGTAATGGCGTTGAGAGAGATTTCGGTATCCACCAACTCGCCGGTAAGCCTTCGCACCTGCCATGTGAAGAACTGCGGCTTGCCGTCGAGTGCCTGGGCAATCAGTTCGGGTGTCAGATCTCCCGACGCCCGGCCGTCGGGTTGCACAGTCGGGGAGAGGTCGTCCGGGGTGCGTCCAACCAGCTCATCACGCGAGCCGCCGAAGAGATCGCATGCTTTCTCGTTGCAATCTATGACACTGTCCGTCAGCAGGAGAATGGCGTCGGACGAATGCTCGAATACGGTTCGAAACTTGTTCTCGCTCTCCTTCAGGGCACGCATGACATTTCTCTGATCGGTGTTGTCGATCATTACGCCCACGACGCCGGCGACTTCCTGATCGGGTCCGGAGAAGGTCGCTTCGTGGTAGATAATATCATGCCGGCTGCCGTCCGCGAACGTCATCGGCGCCTCGAACACGCGGACCCCGGGTTTGCGTTGCAGTTCGCTGGAAGTACTGGCGTGCAGAAGCGTTGGGTCAGCCGGGCACGATTCAAACGCGGTCCTGCCTATTAAGACATCCCTCTTGACTCCGGCGACGCGCTCAAAGGCCGAGTTCAGTCCCAAAAAGCGACCCTCTGCGTCTTTGTAGTACACGGGATTCGGTATCGTGTCCAGGAATTGTTGCAGGAAGTTGTACTGAGACCGGAGTTGTTCCTCGTACTTTTTGCGCTGACTGATATCGTGAAAGATCCCCTGTACGACATGGCGGCCGTCGGCCAGGACCAGCACATTGGCGCTGACTTCAGCGTGAACACGTAGCCCGTAGAAAGTGAGGATCTCAACCTCGACTGCCTGGCTGCTCTCTCCTGTATTCTGTGCGCCAAGCAACGCGTCATATTCGTGAGCGTGGTCGGGCGGATGAAGCTCGGATCGATGCATACCGATCAAATCCCACCTGGAGCGGGCAAAGAGTGCCGTCGCCTGCTCGTTGGCGTCAAGGACGTGGCCTGTCTCGGAGTCCCAGATGACAATTGCGTCACGCGCCCCTTCGAACAGCGTCCGAAATCGGTTTTCGGATTCCTGAAGCGATTCAGCGGCAAGTCGGCGGTCAGTAACGTCCTTCATATTGCCCAGGAGGTGCGCTGAACCGCTGTCGGCCTCGCTGACCATCGAGCCGACATCCTCAATATACCGGTAGGAGCCGTCTTTCACCCGCATACGGTATTCGGCGTGGAATGTGCCGCCGTGCCGAATCGTTTCGGCGAGTGCTGCCGAAACCCGTTCGCGATCATCGGGGTGAACTGCCTCCCGCCACACGTCGATGTCGAAAGCCTGATACTCCGCCGGCGTGTATCCCGTGATCTGCTGAATCGCCCCGGCCCGTGAGACCTGTTTCCCTGATACGTCCCAGTCGTAAATTATCTGTCCGGTCTGTTCGGCAGTGATTCGATACCGGCGTTCACTGGCGGTCAGCGCCGCCTCGTTTCCTTCGAGAGTGCGTGCCTGTTCGAGGAAGACCGCGATTGTCGAAGCTATCCTTGACATCTCCGGCCCACTTGTCTCCAACCGCGCCAGACCCCCCGTGTCACGTGCTTCCAGGCTGTCGCAGATTGTTGTCAGCGGACGACTGAACCAGCGTGAGATGGCGAAGCTGAACAGAAACATCATCATGGCGGCAAATACGACGGTGTAAATAAGGTAGCGTCCGTGGGCCGACTGAAGTTCGCGGGACAGCGGCAAATCGAAATCGCCGACAAGTGTCGCGATGGGCGCATGGTCAGGCCCAGGCAGCGGGCGTGTCACCCGGTACGTGTCGCGATCGGACGTTTCAAAGGAACTTTCACGTGATTCCTCGTGCCCTCGTACGACCGACAGTCTGGCCCCAAAGCCAAGCCGTCCGGCCAACTGAGCCAGACGGTCCGCATTCCAGATGCGACCTACCACAAATGTGCCATACACAGGAGCCGACCGCGAGTGGTCGGCAGTCGGCTGAATAGGAGCGCCCCAGAATTCGATAACACCCTCCGAAACACCAGTGAAAAAGTGTGCGAACGTATTTCCGGTAAGGCTCTTAGATGCTGCAGAATCCAGCTCCGCAAGAATATTCCGTTCCCGTGCGGCGCCGGTCGATGCGGCATATAACAGCGATGCCGATCCGTCAAACACCCATGCCACATCACCATCAGCCGAAGTCAGCGCCGGGACTAATGTTTCGCGCGCCCATTGTGTGTCCCTCGATTGCACGAAAGTGATCATCTCGTCCCACCTCGAATAATCGTTGCAAAGAGTCCGAATCGGCCCTCCACCTTGCTCAATCGATTGTTCGAGATCTCGGTCCAGGTGAGCCAAACTGTTCTTGATGACCTGATCGACCTTTGCCTCTTCCGCGGAATGTAGACTGTAGATGATCGAAACCGCACCGACTGCCAGTACGGACAACAGGAGTTGAAACCTCCGCTGAGTCGACAGCTTGTTAATCATGGTTCCCCGCACTCCACCCACCAAAGTCTATAGTTCGTGACGGTGCATACGGCCTGTCCGCAAGTCCTTATCAGTTAACGGCTTGGGTCGCATGCCGCCGGTCCTTCTTAAATACCGCGATTTCCCCTGCCAGCGGGTCGAGCTTGGCGATGGCACGCAGGCGGGCGATGCTCTGTGCTGTCAGTGTGGCGCCGGCCGCCAGAAGCAGAGAGCCGCTCATGGAATAGACGTCTCGGGCCAGCATCAGATTGGGCGACAGCTCTACTAGGCTGATACGCATCTCGTCGCTGGACAATAACCGATCGTTGACACGGGCAGCGTAATCGAGTACCGCCTGCACGATTCGTCCCGGGTACTGGCGGTCGGCATATTCTGCAAGATGCTGGCAGGTGTATTGATAGTTGAATTCCTGATTGTGCTGAGGACGATTTACGAGATGGTCGTACTCGTCGAGGATGCCTATAAGGAGAGCTTCGGACGTGATCTGTCCCCCCTTGAGATTCCGCGGAAAACCGCTGCCGTCCGATCGCTCGTGGTGGTCGAGAATAATCTCGCAGACCTGCTCATATTGCGGTACGCCTTTCAGATATTCGGACCCGATGAACGGATGAGTCCGATAAAGATCGTGCTCCTCCTTGCAGTAGTCGGAGATGTGTTTTTCGACGATGAACGGGGGAAGTCCTAGCTTACCACTGTCGTGCAAGAGGGCTGCAATCTCAAGCTGTCGCAGTTCCTCGCCCTTGTACCCGAGCGCTTCGCCCACGGCCAGGCAGTGATCTGCAACGCGACGGCTGTGGCTTCCCAGCTCAGGACGGGCCAGTTGTATCATGCTGAAGAGCGCCTTGGTACCCGCGTGCATACCCTGCGCCAGTTGCTCATTGAGTGACCGCGCCGTAAACAGCGCGTCGGCCAGTTGTTTTGTGCGGAGCTGTATTTGATGGTCAAGCTGGTCGTTCAGCTTAGTCAGTTCTTCATTCTGAGATTTGGTAAGTTCCTGAAGTCTGCGGTTCTCAGTGGTCAGACCGTGGAATTCAACCGCCTGTCTGACCGCAGTACGCAGTTCGTCGTCCTTCCAGGGCTTCACGAAGAATCGGTAAATCTCGCCGCTGTTCACTGCCTTCTGAACCGCCTCGAGATCCGCCTGGCCGGTGAGAAATATCCTGACCGTGTCGGGCCGCTTTTCCTTTACGCGCGCGAGAAACTCGGCCCCGGTCATCTGCGGCATTTTGTGGTCGCTTACCAGGACGGTGATGCTGTGCTGGGACATCACTTCCAGGGCCTCAAGGGGGGAGGCCGCGAAATGATATTCATAGTTCTCAAAGCCCCGGAAGGCCCGCTTAAGGGCCGCGAGGATCGATTGCTCGTCATCGACAAAGAGTACTTCAGCCATCTTCAACCTCAGGTCGTGAGCATGCGGAGTTGGTATTCCAGCTCCTCGTCCAGCGTGTCCGTCACGTCCTGGTAGGCGTCGACATCGAAAACGACCGGCGGTTTCAACCGGGCCAGCGGGAAGCCGTGGCCATGGGCGTTAACCAGTACGTTGGCTGTCCAGAGCAGCGAGCGCTCTACGCCGGGTGCCCCTTGCACCGGCTCGCACGCATGGTGGTACTCCACGAGTTCGATCACGGCGGGCGGGAACTTCCAGTTCCGAAACAGCTCGGCCGCAATGGCGGCGTGAGTGTGGTGGAAGAGCCGGGCTTCGATGTCGTACACCGGTTCACTCGTCTGAGCTTGCGTCTTGACGATCCCCTTCCAAACCTCAGGCCAGTAATAGGCCATGATCATCTTGCCCACATCATGAATGAGGCCTGCGAGATAAAGGCTGTCGCCGAGTTTGCGGTCACGCCGTGCGCCCAGTTTGTTGGCGACGATAGCGGTAGCGTAGGAATGTTTCCAGAAATCCTGCATGTTGAACAGCGCCGACCTCGGCTGCAGCTGATTCAGGCCTTTCTGAATGGACAAGCCGGTCGTGATACTCTTGATCGAACCAACGCCCAGAACGAACAAGGCATCCTTCACCGTCTCCACCTGCCGCGCCACCATGTAGAACGGGGAATTGGACAAATGGATGACCTTGGTTGCCAGGGAAGGATCGGATGAGACAACCACCGCTAAATCGTCCATCGATACAGTGTCGTCCTGCAGCATGGCAAGGAGCTTGGTCGTCACCTTGGGGAACGGCGGCAGCATGGACAACTGCTGCAAGACATCGGCTACGGCACGGGGCATCAGGACTTCTCTCCGGCCGGCGTCATCAGCGGCACGGCGGTTGCGTCATCGAGGGTCAGTTCGTGTGTCTTGTACGGTTCAATTTCGCGAAACAAATCGGGATGTTTCTGCTGGAGATGTTTCAACAGCGCCGACTTCGCTTCCAGTTCAGCCATGAGCCTCCGATTGTCCTGCATGAGCTTGTATTGCGCCAGGGCGATATTGACAGTGGCCTTGAGATCGAGGTCGGCCCAGGGCTTGAGGATGAAGCGGTACGCTTCCCCTTCATTGACCGCCTTCAGCACCGCCTCCATATCGGACTGGCCTGACAGTATGATCCTCAGCGTGTCGGGATACAGGTCCTTGACCTTCCGGGTCAGTTCGACACCGGTCATACCGGGCATCATATTGTCCGTGACCAACAGTTGTACGGGCTGATGTTTGAGCAGTTCCAAGGCCTCCTCGGCGCTGTTAGCCGTCACCACGGCAATTGGATCGCCCCGAAACAGGCGAAGCAGCGCTTTCAAGATGAACGGCTCATCATCGACAAACAGTACTGTGTATTGCTCCATACGTTTCTTACCTCGCTACTTGACGGCGGTACCTTGCACGTCGTCCATCGTGAGCACACCGACCAACGGCAGTTCCACCACAAAATCAGTGCCCACACCAAGCTCGCTGGTCACAGAGATCGTGCCGCCATGCTTCTGTACAATCCCGTAGGAAATACTCAGCCCCATGCCTGTCCCTTTGCCCGGCGGTTTGGTGGTGAAGAAGGGATCAAATATCCGCGATAGTACTTTCTCCGGTATGCCCTGGCCCGAATCGCGGATGCTGATTTCGGCGTTTCTCGATTTGGTTCTGGTCGTGATGGTCAGGGTTCCTTTGCCTTTGATCGCCTGCGATGCATTGACGAACATGTTCGTGAATACCTGGACCAACTGGCTGGGGTAGCAGGTTATCTCCGGCAGCTCGCCGTACTCTTTGACAACCTCGAGGGTGTACTTTATCTCGTTTCGTACCAGGTTGAGCGCGTCGTCGATCAGGCCGTTTATCTGACAGGTCTGCGGGGTATCGCTGTCAGCGCGGGCGAATGTCTTGAGATCCTTGACGATCTTGGACACCCGACCCAGCCCGTCGAGCGTTTCCCGCAGCAGTTGCTGCGAGTCCTCACAAATATAGTCCACGTCACAACTTGTTCGGAGCTGGTCGATCTCGCTAAGTGCAGCCTGCCGGTCCTCCGTGTTCGTCAGGCACTGCCCGACACCCTGCAGGTATTTCGTGAGCTTATCGAAATACCCAACCAGAGTGTTGCAGTTGCTGGTGACGAAACCGAGCGGGTTATTGATCTCATGGGCCACCCCCGCCGCCAGCTCGCCGATCGAAGCTAACTTGGCCGTCTGCAAGAGCCGGCGCTGGAGCATCTCCGTTTCCGTGATGTCATGAATAATGAACACGATGGCCGTGGTGGCCTCGCGATGCCGGATCGGATACCCGATCACGTTGAGCTTGGCGTCGTTCTGGGGATTCGAGAAATCACGTTTGTACAGGTTGGGTGCGTTTAGGACACGAGCGCCCAGATCCTCAAAGCACGGCCAGCAATCATCCGTTAGCAACTGCCGCAACGGCTTGCCGAGTGACCCCATGGCTGCCAGGTCCGGTATGGTCAGTAATCGGAGTGCAAACGTGTTAATCAGGTGTACATGCAGCGATGTATCGGTTGCGATCAACCCGAAATTGGCGCTGGTAATGATACCGTTCAGCAGCTCCTTCTCGGCCAGGAGTCGCTCGGACTGGAACTCGAGGTCCCGGGTCTTGGTCTCAACCAGATTCTCGAGGTTCGAGGCCCGCTCCTCCTGCTGTTCAATGGTGCTGACATGCACCAGTGCTCTTTCGATCAGATCAAGGAGTTGGGTGGCTGAGAACGGTTTTTCGAGAAAGCCGATCGGCCGCAGACGGATCGCTTTGGCGAGTGATTCGTACTCGGCGAAGCCGGTCATGAAAGCCACCAGCGTGTCGGGAGAGAAGGCCTTAACCGCTTCAGCCAGTTGAACACCGGACAGGCCCGGCATCTTGATGTCAGTAACGATGAGGTGGAACGATACCTGCTTCAGGGCCTCAAGCGCCGCGTCGGCACGGTCGGCGGCTTGGCAGTCGTATCCGGCCTCACAGACTTCGCGGTGCAGCAGCGAAAGAATGGACTGGTCATCATCGACCAACAGGACCCGGAACTCTTTTCGAGCCAGACTGCGCCCTGTCTTGCTGACCAGTTGTGTTTCTGAATTCCCACCCACGGGTAAATCCTCATTCCCGGACCGGTTACGTAGAAGTATCGGAATTGTCCGGTTTTCCTGAACCCCCGACTCGATAAGTGGCGCGCGACAAAAGGAGCGATTCCCCCCGTCGGTCACAACGCAGAGCTATGCCAGTTCGCTAATCGGTCAATTGCTGGCGGCGATTGACCAGACCTACGCCACTTTGACTTTCTTCACGCGTGACAGCGGTGTACCAACATCGTCTCGTTTGTCTCGCGGGGTTATGGTCCAGCCGTTCTTGAAGCGCAGTCGAGGCTCGTCAATTTCGATCTCGCGTTGACTCGACTGGTCTTCGACGCTGACCCTTACTCGCCGGCGGTTCAGAATGGCCGCCTGAACCAACGCCCACGAGACAGCATGGGTCAGATCCGGTCTTCCGCGCAGTATGCCGAGTTCATTATCGAGAGCAGCCAGCGTTTCCTCCACCGGGAACGACTGGTGTGATACGGTCTTTTTGAGGAGTGCATCGATCTCGGTGCGGTATTCTCCGCCGACATGGAGTCGCAACAACCGAAGAGCGATAACCAGCAGGACACTTTCGTTCATGGCCAGATTCTCAAGCGAGTAGGTGACTGGCCGTGCCAGACAGTACGCCTTGAGCGTCCGGTCATAGTACACCGGAATATCCGCTTCGGAAATG
This window harbors:
- a CDS encoding PAS domain S-box protein; translation: MINKLSTQRRFQLLLSVLAVGAVSIIYSLHSAEEAKVDQVIKNSLAHLDRDLEQSIEQGGGPIRTLCNDYSRWDEMITFVQSRDTQWARETLVPALTSADGDVAWVFDGSASLLYAASTGAARERNILAELDSAASKSLTGNTFAHFFTGVSEGVIEFWGAPIQPTADHSRSAPVYGTFVVGRIWNADRLAQLAGRLGFGARLSVVRGHEESRESSFETSDRDTYRVTRPLPGPDHAPIATLVGDFDLPLSRELQSAHGRYLIYTVVFAAMMMFLFSFAISRWFSRPLTTICDSLEARDTGGLARLETSGPEMSRIASTIAVFLEQARTLEGNEAALTASERRYRITAEQTGQIIYDWDVSGKQVSRAGAIQQITGYTPAEYQAFDIDVWREAVHPDDRERVSAALAETIRHGGTFHAEYRMRVKDGSYRYIEDVGSMVSEADSGSAHLLGNMKDVTDRRLAAESLQESENRFRTLFEGARDAIVIWDSETGHVLDANEQATALFARSRWDLIGMHRSELHPPDHAHEYDALLGAQNTGESSQAVEVEILTFYGLRVHAEVSANVLVLADGRHVVQGIFHDISQRKKYEEQLRSQYNFLQQFLDTIPNPVYYKDAEGRFLGLNSAFERVAGVKRDVLIGRTAFESCPADPTLLHASTSSELQRKPGVRVFEAPMTFADGSRHDIIYHEATFSGPDQEVAGVVGVMIDNTDQRNVMRALKESENKFRTVFEHSSDAILLLTDSVIDCNEKACDLFGGSRDELVGRTPDDLSPTVQPDGRASGDLTPELIAQALDGKPQFFTWQVRRLTGELVDTEISLNAITLQGRSVLHATVRDITARRQAEEQIKKLAAAVAQTAEAVVITDPSGSIEYVNPAFERMTQYRAGEVRGKNPRILRSGKQDAAFYEEMWRMLSEGKIWHGRLVNLRKDGSSYTEDMTISPVLDHHGNCTNFVAVKRDVSHEVALEQMLAQSQKMEAVGRLAGGVAHDFNNLLTVIAGYSDILVRKLQADERLQGDAVEIKKAADRATALTRQLLAFSRRQVGQRQTINLNTLITDMNKMLKRLIGENIEMDLRIEADQAVVLADPGQIEQVVMNLVVNARDAMPEGGRLRLATTNQTLSEERTIGRFVLRAGSYVTLQVSDNGAGMNEETLTHIFEPFFTTKQVGQGTGLGLATIYGIVKQMEGGIEVTSEPGLGTTFTIFLPRSDKPGEPVSVDNSKPAAAKGETILLVEDEEIVRSLVSKMLKDLDYQVVTCESPEIALEYAFDLTRGIDLLLSDVIMPKLDGRQLAEQFRAIRPQTKILFMSGYQDTILSEEFLAAIGAGIITKPFSRDTVARKIRETLDAQPAPTAA
- a CDS encoding HD domain-containing phosphohydrolase, which produces MAEVLFVDDEQSILAALKRAFRGFENYEYHFAASPLEALEVMSQHSITVLVSDHKMPQMTGAEFLARVKEKRPDTVRIFLTGQADLEAVQKAVNSGEIYRFFVKPWKDDELRTAVRQAVEFHGLTTENRRLQELTKSQNEELTKLNDQLDHQIQLRTKQLADALFTARSLNEQLAQGMHAGTKALFSMIQLARPELGSHSRRVADHCLAVGEALGYKGEELRQLEIAALLHDSGKLGLPPFIVEKHISDYCKEEHDLYRTHPFIGSEYLKGVPQYEQVCEIILDHHERSDGSGFPRNLKGGQITSEALLIGILDEYDHLVNRPQHNQEFNYQYTCQHLAEYADRQYPGRIVQAVLDYAARVNDRLLSSDEMRISLVELSPNLMLARDVYSMSGSLLLAAGATLTAQSIARLRAIAKLDPLAGEIAVFKKDRRHATQAVN
- a CDS encoding HDOD domain-containing protein; translated protein: MPRAVADVLQQLSMLPPFPKVTTKLLAMLQDDTVSMDDLAVVVSSDPSLATKVIHLSNSPFYMVARQVETVKDALFVLGVGSIKSITTGLSIQKGLNQLQPRSALFNMQDFWKHSYATAIVANKLGARRDRKLGDSLYLAGLIHDVGKMIMAYYWPEVWKGIVKTQAQTSEPVYDIEARLFHHTHAAIAAELFRNWKFPPAVIELVEYHHACEPVQGAPGVERSLLWTANVLVNAHGHGFPLARLKPPVVFDVDAYQDVTDTLDEELEYQLRMLTT
- a CDS encoding response regulator, yielding MEQYTVLFVDDEPFILKALLRLFRGDPIAVVTANSAEEALELLKHQPVQLLVTDNMMPGMTGVELTRKVKDLYPDTLRIILSGQSDMEAVLKAVNEGEAYRFILKPWADLDLKATVNIALAQYKLMQDNRRLMAELEAKSALLKHLQQKHPDLFREIEPYKTHELTLDDATAVPLMTPAGEKS
- a CDS encoding ATP-binding protein translates to MGGNSETQLVSKTGRSLARKEFRVLLVDDDQSILSLLHREVCEAGYDCQAADRADAALEALKQVSFHLIVTDIKMPGLSGVQLAEAVKAFSPDTLVAFMTGFAEYESLAKAIRLRPIGFLEKPFSATQLLDLIERALVHVSTIEQQEERASNLENLVETKTRDLEFQSERLLAEKELLNGIITSANFGLIATDTSLHVHLINTFALRLLTIPDLAAMGSLGKPLRQLLTDDCWPCFEDLGARVLNAPNLYKRDFSNPQNDAKLNVIGYPIRHREATTAIVFIIHDITETEMLQRRLLQTAKLASIGELAAGVAHEINNPLGFVTSNCNTLVGYFDKLTKYLQGVGQCLTNTEDRQAALSEIDQLRTSCDVDYICEDSQQLLRETLDGLGRVSKIVKDLKTFARADSDTPQTCQINGLIDDALNLVRNEIKYTLEVVKEYGELPEITCYPSQLVQVFTNMFVNASQAIKGKGTLTITTRTKSRNAEISIRDSGQGIPEKVLSRIFDPFFTTKPPGKGTGMGLSISYGIVQKHGGTISVTSELGVGTDFVVELPLVGVLTMDDVQGTAVK
- a CDS encoding HTH domain-containing protein; the encoded protein is MEKHSRVLRLISLLQSRKHVTVATFKRFCGIHERSVYRYINTISEADIPVYYDRTLKAYCLARPVTYSLENLAMNESVLLVIALRLLRLHVGGEYRTEIDALLKKTVSHQSFPVEETLAALDNELGILRGRPDLTHAVSWALVQAAILNRRRVRVSVEDQSSQREIEIDEPRLRFKNGWTITPRDKRDDVGTPLSRVKKVKVA